A single region of the Coregonus clupeaformis isolate EN_2021a chromosome 16, ASM2061545v1, whole genome shotgun sequence genome encodes:
- the zgc:194908 gene encoding multiple C2 and transmembrane domain-containing protein 1 has translation MEDNPKDDSAAKGQESISYQRRMWKNFQDKTKPFLSPKLGSERHSRDSKKETGLWTFKRKKKELDRLFSSSQPNLCCSTPAPFPADQSLGGTAPGSSSTGQPQQQLLGDDGASASKPELTGHGSPNLIVSHLILSHQKSSSLGSACFEKLVVESSVLGEEEELCKNASDSVSRLT, from the coding sequence ATGGAGGACAACCCCAAGGATGATAGCGCCGCGAAGGGACAGGAATCGATTTCCTACCAACGAAGGATGTGGAAGAATTTCCAAGACAAAACCAAACCGTTTTTGAGCCCCAAATTGGGCTCTGAGCGTCACAGTCGCGACAGTAAAAAGGAGACTGGGTTATGGACGTTTAAAAGGAAAAAGAAAGAGCTAGACCGTTTATTTTCGTCCTCACAGCCCAATCTCTGCTGCTCTACCCCTGCGCCTTTCCCGGCTGACCAGTCCCTTGGCGGTACAGCGCCTGGGAGCAGCAGCACCGGGCAACCTCAGCAACAGCTGCTGGGGGACGATGGAGCGTCGGCGAGCAAGCCAGAGCTAACGGGACATGGGAGCCCGAATCTCATCGTCTCCCATTTAATCCTGTCCCATCAGAAGAGCTCCTCTCTCGGCTCTGCATGCTTTGAGAAGCTGGTAGTAGAATCTTCGGTCCTTGGAGAGGAGGAAGAGTTGTGCAAAAACGCCAGTGATTCTGTGAGTAGGCTAACCTGA